TGAGCGATGGGCTGATGGGCGTGGATCACGCGAGCGGGTCGGGGCTGGTGTGGATGCAATCTATGGGGATCGGCGCGACGACCGCCGCCGGCTCAGGACTCGGAAGCGGCCGGCTTCTCCTTGCTCTTGGCCTTGGCGGGCTTGGCGGCCTTCTCCGCCTTGGCCTCCCCCGTCGCCTGGCCCTGCGCGTCGTCCTTGTCCGATGCGGCGGCTGATTCGGCCTCGGGCGCCTTCTCGGTGATGCTGCTGTTGCCTTCGAGCCAGTCGAGCAGCTTTTCCTGCAGCAGATCGTCGGCCACCACCTGGCGCAGCCGGTTCGGGTCGATGTTGCCCTGCTGGCTGAGGCCGCGGCTGATCTCCTTCACCTTGGCCTCGATCTCCCCATCCTCCAGGGCGATGGCCTCGGCCTTGGCCAGGGCCTGCAGGGCCAGGCTGCGGCGCAGGCGCTGCTCGGCCTCGGGGCGGGAGGTGTCCATCAGGCTGCGCACCAGATCGGGGGTGAAGAGCTTCTTCACATCCATGCCCTGCTGGGCGATCTGGCCGGCAGTCTGTTCGATCAGATTGCGGATCTCCTGCTGCACCAGGGTTTCGGGCAGCTCCACCTCCAGCTCGGCCACGAGGGCATTGAGAAGGGCCTCGTGGCGGGCCGCCCGGGCCCGGCGCTCGGCGTCCTCCTTCAGGCGGGTCTCCAGATCGGCCCGCAGTTCGGCCAGGGTCTGCTTGTCGCTGGCCTGCTGGGCGAAGGCGTCATCCAGGGCCGGCAGCTCGCGGGTCTTGAGGTCCTTGAGGCTGATCTCGAAGCGGGCGGGCCGACCGGCGGCGTCCTCCTGGGGATAGCTCTCGGGGAACTGGCAGTCCACGCTGCGGCTCTCGCCCACCGCCATGCCGATCACCCCCTCCACGAAGCCGGGGATCATGCGGCCCTCCTCCAGCTCCACCTCCGTGGCCTCGCTGCTGCCACCGCTGATCGCTTCCCCGGTGTCGGTGAAGGTTCCGCTGAATGCGAGCACGGCCACGTCGCCGCTGGCGGCGCTGCGGTCCTCCACCGGCACCAGCGTGGCCAGCTGCTTGCGCGACTGCTCGATCAGCTCGTCGACCCGGGCCGGGTCATAGCGGATGGCTTCGGCCTCGGCCTGGAGGCCGCGGGTCTTCTTGAGGCTGGGCGTGGGCTCCACATCCAGCTCCAGGGTGAAGCTGAGGTCGGTGCCGGGCTGGAAGCGCTCCAGCACGGCCTCAAAGGCCTCGCTCAGCTCCGGGCGGCCGATCGGGGCCACCTCCTCCAAGGCCAGGGCGTCGCGGAAGGCGGCATCCACCAGCTCCTCCAGCGCGGTGGCCCGCAGCCGCAGGGGGCCGATCTGCTGCAGCAGCACGGGGCGGGGCACCTTGCCCTTGCGGAATCCAGGCAGCTTCACGCTGCGGCTGAGCTTCTCGAGGGCAGCGTCGTAGCTGGCCTGGCTGCGGGCGCCGCTGATCGCCACCTCGAGGGCCATCCGGCTCCCCGGCCTGGGGCTGGCTTTCACCGTGAGCGCCTCCCTGGACGCCTCGCTGGACGCCGGATCGGCGCTGGAGGGGCTGGTGGGGGCGGGGGAGGCGGCAGCAGGACTCATGGGGGCTCGATGCAGCCCCCCATCCTAAGAAAGTGGCTGGTCGGGCCCGGTTCCCGGTAGTCTGCGCTGCATTGACCCCGACATCCGGCCGACTGTGCCGGGTGGCCACATCCTCGATCCGGGACCTTCCCGCCAGGTCCGCCCCCATCCCTCCGGTCGATGCGGGCCGCCAACCTGAGCCCACTGGAAGCGCCGCGCCGCCACCGCCGGAACCCTGCCCGTCGAGCCCAGCCACCGTCGACTCCAGCTTTCAACCTTCCCTCTCTCAGGCCGATCCCGACCCACCTCCCCGTTTCCCCAACACCCCACCGCCTGGCGCCCCATCGCTTCGCGCCCGCCCGAGCTCAGTGAGCCAACGTCCTAGGCCAGCCTGACCGCCGTCCAGCCAGACCTCGGCACACGCCAGACCTCAGCCCAGCAGAAGGCCCCGTTCGCCGCGCAACCCCGACGTTTCGCCCCACCCTTCGTTCCCTGCCCCTTCCTTGACCACCGCCCCATCCACCGCAGCCACCTCCAGCCCGTCCGAGGCCCAGTCCTGGACCTCCGCAGCCCCGGCGACCCTGCCGCGTCGCCCTCTGCGGGTGGCGATCCTTGGCGCCACCGGCGCCGTGGGTCAGGAGCTGCTGCAGCTGCTGGAGGAGCGGGCCTTCCCGGTGGGGGACCTGCTGCCGCTGGCCTCAGCCCGCTCCGCCGGGCAGGCCCTCCGCTGGCAGGACCGCACGCTCACGGTCGAGCCGGTGGACGCGACCGTGTTCGAGGGGGTGGATCTGGTGCTGGCCTCCGCCGGCGGTTCGGTGTCACGCCGCTGGGCGCCGGTGGCGGCGGCGGCGGGTGCCGTGGTGATTGACAACTCCAGCGCCTTCCGCCTCAATCCCGCCGTGCCGCTGGTGGTGCCCGAGGTGAATCCCGGGAGCGCCCTGGCCCACCAGGGCATCATCGCCAACCCCAACTGCACCACGATCCTGCTCACCCTGGCCCTGGCGCCCCTCCAGGCCCGGCGCCCGATCGAACGGGTGGTGGTGAGCACGTACCAGTCGGCCAGCGGGGCCGGGGCGCGGGCGATGGAGGAGCTGCGGCAACTCAGCCGCACCGTGCTGGATGGGGGCGAGCCGGTGAGCACCGTGCTGCCCCACTCGCTGGCGTTCAACCTGTTCCTCCACAACTCGCCGCTCCAGCCCAACGGCTACTGCGAGGAGGAGCTCAAGATGCTCCACGAAACCCGCAAGATCATGGGCCTGCCGGAGCTGCGGCTGTCGGCCACCTGCGTGCGGGTGCCGGTGCTGCGGGCCCATTCCGAGGCGGTGAACATCCGCTTCGCGGAGCCGTTCCCGGTGGACGAGGCCCGGGCCTTGCTGGCCCAGGCTCCAGGGGTTGAACTGATCGAGAACTTCGAGACCAACCGCTTCCCCATGCCCACCGATGTGACCGGTCGCGACCCGGTGGCGGTGGGCCGCATCCGTCAGGACCTCAGCGACCCCAATGCGCTCGAGCTCTGGCTCTGCGGCGATCAGATCCGCAAGGGCGCCGCCCTCAATGCCGTGCAGATCGCCGAACTCCTGCTGCAACCCCAGCCTGGAGGTGACGCTTGAGCGCAGCCGTCCAGTCGCCGCCCTGGAGCCGGGCCCCCTTCGGCCGGGTGGTGACGGCCATGGTCACGCCGTTCCGGCCGGATGGGCAGGTGGACCTGGAGCTGGCCGCCCGGCTGGCCGACCACCTGGTGAGCCATGGATCCGATGGGCTGGTGATCTGCGGCACCACCGGTGAATCCCCCACCCTCAGCTGGGAGGAGCAGCACGCCCTGTTCGCTGCGGTGAAGCAGGCGGTGGGCGAGCGGGCCCGCCTGGTGGCCGGCAGCGGCAGCAACTGCACCGCCGAGGCGATCGAGGCCACCCGGGAGGCCGCGGCCCTCGGGGCCGACGGAGCCCTGGTGGTGGTGCCGTACTACAACAAGCCTCCCCAGGACGGGCTGGAGGCCCACTTCCGTGCCATCGCCCAGGCGGCGCCGGACCTGCCTCTGATGCTCTACAACATCCCGGGGCGCACCGGCACCAGCCTGGCGCCGGAGACCGTGGCACGGCTGGTGGAGCTGCCCAACGTGGTGGCGTTCAAGGCCGCCAGTGGCAGCACCGATGAGGTGAGCGCCCTGAGGCTCTGCTGCGGCGACCGGCTGGCGATCTACTCCGGCGACGATGCCCTCACCCTGCCGATGCTGGCCGTGGGCGCCGTGGGTGTGGTGAGCGTGGCCAGCCACGTGGCCGGTCCCCAGATCGCCCGTCTGGTGCACGCCTTCCTGGATGGCGATCCGGCCCTGGCCCTGGCGCTGCATGAGCAGCTCCTGCCCCTGACCCGGGCCCTCTTCTGCACCACCAACCCGGTGCCTGTGAAAGCGGCCCTCGAGCTGCAGGGCTGGCCGGTGGGTGCCCCAAGACTTCCCCTTCTCGCTGCGAGTGAAGCCGTGAAACAACGCCTCTCCGAAACCCTGGCTGCCCTGCGTCCCACCTGACGCCAAGGCTGACTTGCTGACGTGCTGTCAGCGCCATCCAGTTGATCCACTGAATTCTTCGATTTCTCCTACATGTCCAGTTCCAACGGCCGCAGCAGTTCCCCCGACAAGCAGCCCGCCCTGCGGGTGATTCCTCTCGGCGGCCTCCACGAGATCGGCAAGAACACCTGTGTGTTCGAGTACGGCGACGACATCATGCTGGTGGATGCCGGCCTGGCTTTCCCCAGCGACGGCATGCACGGCGTCAATGTGGTGATGCCGGACACCAGCTATCTGAAGGAAAACCAGAAGCGCATCCGCGGCATGATCGTGACCCACGGTCACGAAGATCACATCGGTGGCATTGCCCACCATCTCAAGAACTTCAACATCCCGGTGATCCATGGGCCGCGGCTGGCGCTCTCCATGCTCACGGGCAAGATGGAGGAAGCCGGGGTGATGGACCGCACCATCCTCCAGACGGTGGCCCCCCGCGATGTGGTGAAGGTGGGGCAGCACTTCTCCGTGGAGTTCATCCGCAACACCCACTCGATGGCCGACAGCTTCTCGCTGGCCATCACCACGCCGGTGGGCACCGTGATCTTCACCGGTGACTTCAAGTTCGACCACACGCCCGTGGATGGCGAGCACTTCGACATGGCACGCCTGGCCCACTACGGCGAGCAGGGCGTGCTCTGCCTGTTCAGCGACTCCACCAATGCCGAGGTGCCGGGCTTCTGCCCTCCCGAGCGTTCGGTGTTCCCCAAGCTCGACCAGCACATCGCCCAGGCCGAAGGGCGGGTGATCATCACCACCTTCGCCAGCTCCATCCATCGCGTGGCGATGATTCTGGAGCTGGCGATGAAGAACGGCCGCAAGGTGGGCCTGCTGGGCCGCTCCATGCTCAACGTGATCGCCAAGGCCCGCGAGCTGGGCTACATGCGGGCCCCCGATGATCTGTTCGTGCCGATCAAGCAGATCCGTGACCTGCCCGATCGTGAAACCCTGCTGCTGATGACCGGCAGCCAGGGTGAGCCCCTGGCCGCCCTCAGCCGCATCTCCCGCGGTGAGCATCCCCAGGTGCAGGTGAAGCCCTCGGACACGATCATCTTCTCGGCCAGCCCCATCCCCGGCAACACCATCTCCGTGGTCAACACCATCGACCGGCTGATGATGCTGGGCGCCAAGGTGGTCTACGGCAAGGGCGAGGGCATCCACGTGTCCGGCCATGGCTTCCAGGAGGACCAGAAGCTGATGCTGGCCCTCACCAAGCCCAAGTTCTTCGTGCCGGTGCACGGCGAGCACCGCATGCTCGTGGCCCACGCCAAGACCGGCATGTCGATGGGCATTCCGCCCGAGAACACCCTGATCATCGACAACGGCGACGTGGTGGAGCTCACCCCGGATTCGATCCGCAAGGGGGAAGCGGTGAAGGCCGGCATCGAGCTGCTGGATGCCTCCCGCAACGGCATCGTGGATGCCCGGGTGCTCAAGGAGCGTCAGCAGCTGGCCGAAGACGGTGTGATCACCCTGCTGGCCGCCATCAGCACCGACGGCGTGATGGCCGCACCGCCCCGGGTGAATCTGCGCGGCGTGGTCACCACCGCCGATGCCCGCAAGCTCAGCCTCTGGGCCGAGCGGGAGATCACCTGGGTGCTGGAGAACCGCTGGAATCAGCTCAGCCGCAACACCGGCGGCAAGGCCCCCGACGTGGACTGGGTGGGTGTGCAGCGCGAGGTGGAGCTGGGTCTGCAGCGCCGCCTGCGGCGCGAACTTCAGGTGGAGCCCCTGATCATCTGCCTGGTGCAGCCCGCCCCTGCGGGGACCCCGGCCTACAAGGGCAGGGCCGATGCCGAACCCGACAGCCGGCCCGCTCCCCGGGGCCGCGGCGGCAGGGATGGCGGCCGTGACGCCAGCCGCCAGGGTGTCCGTGACGGCGGTCGTGACAATGGACGCGACAGCCGCGGTGCCGATCGCGCTCCCAGCCGCGAGCTGGCTGCGGTGGGAGCTCCGGCCCCGGCTCCACGGGCAGCGGTGAAGGTGGTGCCGGCCCCCGGGGCCAGCGTCAGTCCTGAGCCTGAGATCGCCGGCCGCACCCGCCGCCGGCGCTCAGCGGCCTCCCGCTGAACCCACGTCGGGGCGGCCGCTCAGTCCAGCACCACCCCCAGCAGGCCCCGGGAGAACTCCTCGAGTTCCCTGGGGCTGAACCCCTTCGGGTTGCCTGGGTTCACGGGTTCGGGCGGGTGGGTGCTCGCCACCGGCGTGCTCGGTTCGTCCGCCCGCAGGGCCTCCAGCACGCCTCCCGTCGGGGGCAGCGACTGCAGCTCGCGCACCTCGATCTCCTCGCGGCGCTGGGGATCGGCCAGGGCCACCTCGATCTGTTCCGGCTCCTCCACCACATCCACGCTCTCCAGCCAGGGCGCCGCCGCCGCTGCCCTTGAAGCCGGGGCGGTCCCACCGGGAGCGGCCGGCACCGCCGCGGGTGCGGCAGCGAAGGGAAAGGCCTCACCGCCGCCGGTGGCGGTGTTCTGTGACTCCGCGGCCGCAGGGGGAGCCGACGCGCCAGCCTGGCTCTGCTGCCGCTCGGCCTGCTTGCAGTGCTGCAGCCCCTGATCGGCGATCTGCCGCAGAGTGTTGTCCGCCTCCGTGCGCAGCAGGGCGTGGTAGTAGCCCCGGGCCGACTCCACATCCCCCATGCCGTAGAGGCGGGTGTGGCCCAGCAGCAGGATCACCCGCTGGCGCACCGGATCGGCGGGGCTGTCGGGAAGGTCGATCAGCAGCGACTCACAGAGGGCCTCCACCTGGGGCCACTGCCGCTCGCTGTAGAGGCGCTCGATCGTGGCGTAGCGCTGTTGGATCGATTCAGGATTGGCCGTCATCGCAGGGGCCGGAGCTCTCACGGGTCAGAAGCAGTGTGCTTCGCTGCTCCCGCAAACGCCAGCCGTCCGGAAGGTGCAGCGGGCCCCATCCCCCATCCCGGCCCAGGCGATCCAGCAACAGGTCCAGGCTGCGTCGTTGCAGTCGCCGTCCGGTGCGGCGCTCCAGCCAGCGCTGCAGCAGCACGGCCTGGTTGGCCCGCTGGAGCCGCTGTAGCGCGGCCAGCGGCAACCGATCCGGCAGCCGTGCCGTCGCGCGGCCCGCACGGCTCTGATCGATCGCCGGCGGAAGGCCCAGCAACCCGGACAGGGCCAGGTCGCCCAGCTCGGTCTGGGCCTCCTCCTCCTCGGCAAGCCCCGCCGCCAGTGCGGCCAGACGGCGCTCGGCTCCCGGGTGCAGGGCCTCCAGCACCGGCAGCACCTCGCCCCGCAGCCGGTTGCGGCTGAAGCGGGGATCGCTGTTGCCCGCATCGGGCCACACGGGCAGTTGCAGCGCCCCGCAGAGGCGCGCCGTGTCCGCCCGGCCGAAGCCCAGCAACGGCCGCGCCAGCATCACCGTGCCGCCCAGGGGCCGCAGCGGCCGCAGGCTGCCCAGTCCGCGGCGGTGGCTGCCCCGGGCCAGGTTGAACAGGAAGGTCTCGGCGCGGTCGCTGGCGGTGTGTCCGGTCACCACCCGGGTGGCTCCCAGGGCAGTCGCCCGGGCCAGAAGGCTGGCGTAGCGCCAGCTGCGGGCCGAGGCCTCATCCTGAACCGGCTGCTCCCAGCGGGCCAGGCTGAAGGGCAGTCCCTCCGCCTCGGCCCAGGCCTGCAGCTGCCGGGCCTGGTCGCCGGAGGCGGGCCGCCAGCCGTGGTCGCCGTGCCAGAGGTGCAGGGTCCAGCCGTGCAGACGCCGCAGATCGCGCAGCAGTGCCACCAGGGCCATCGAGTCCTGTCCGCCCGACACCGCCACCAGCAGGCTCTCCCCGGCGGGCAGCAGCTCGGGGCGCCGCCGCAGCGCGCGGTGCAGCCGCAGATGGTCGGCGCTCCAGGGGGCCGCGGCGGCATGGCGGGGCGTGGGATCGGACACCCGGACGGCGAGGTTTCAGGTGGGAGAATCTCCCCACTGTGCTGCGCCTCCCGTGATGCCGTTCGGCCCCTCCCGCCTCGACCAGCTGCCCGCCTCCCTGCGCGCCGCCCTGGCGGAGCGCCGCCTGCTCAAGGTGATCGCCGGCCTCACCAACTTCGATCCGGCCTCCGTGGAGCGCATCAGCCGGGCCGCGGGCCGCGGCGGTGCCGACCTGATCGATGTGGCCTGCGATCCGGCGCTGGTGCAGCGCGCCGCCGCCGTGTCCGGGCTGCCCATCTGCGTGTCGGCGGTGGATCCCGAGCTGTTCCCTGCCGCCGTGGCCGCCGGGGCCACCCTGGTGGAGATCGGCAACTACGACGCCTTCTACCCCCTCGGTCGCCGCTTCGAGGCCGCCGAGGTGCTCGACCTCACCCGCCGCACCCGGGCCCTGCTGCCCGCGGTGGTGCTGAGCGTCACGGTGCCCCACGTGCTGCCCCTCGATGAGCAGGAGCAGCTGGCCGTGGAGCTGGTGGCGGCTGGAGCCGATATCATCCAGACCGAAGGCGGCACCAGCGCCAGACCCTTCAGCCCCGGCACCCTCGGTCTGATCGAGAAAGCGGCGCCCACCCTGGCCGCGGCCCATGCCATCAGCCGTTCCCTCGCCGCCGCGGCTGAAACCGGGCCCGTGGCGCCCGTGCTGTGCGCCTCCGGCCTCTCCGCCGTCACCCTGCCGCTCGCCATCGCCGCCGGTGCCGCCGGCGTGGGGGTGGGTTCGGCCGTGAACCGCCTGGACGATGAGGTGGCCATGGTGGCCGTGGTGCGGGGGCTGCGCCAGGCCCTGGCCGGCGCCGGCATCACCGCCGCGCGGAGCCAACCCATGGCGCCATCGGCGGAGTGAAACGCGACGGAGAGGTCACACACCGCGGCCGACAGCTGTTCCCCTGACTACGGTTCAGACGTTCCCTGACCGAATTGCCATGGGTTCTCTCGTGTGGCTGCTCCAGTGGCCGATCCGCGCCATCGTTCTGCTGATCGTGGCCTGGTTGCCCCTCGGGGTGGAGGTGGACAGCTTCGGCATCGCCCTGCTGGCGGCCGTGGTCATCGGTCTGCTGGGCACCCTGCTGATCTGGCCCCTCAAGGCCCTGATGGCGCTGCCGTGGGCCATCACCAGCCTCGGCGGCATCATCACGCCGATCAGCTGGCTCTACAACTGGGCGATCACGGTGATCCTCTTCGGCCTGGCCGCCTGGCTGATCCAGGGCTTCCGGTTGAAGCAGGGCCTGCTCAGCGCCGTGCTCGGGGCCGTGGTCTACGCCGTGCTGTCGGCGGTGATCCTGCGCGCGCTCGGGCTCAACGTCGACTTCACCCGCGTCTCGGCGGCGATGAGCGGCGTCGCTGCGGGCTGACTTGTGGACTGAGGTGTGGGCTGAGTTGTGGGCTGAGCCGCCGCGCTGCCGCTTCGGCGACCACACCCACACCATGGCTGCCCCGAGAATGGCGGCCATGGTTCCGTTCCAGCTCCACGCCCCCTACGCACCCAAGGGCGACCAGCCCACGGCCATCGCCGGCCTGGTGGGCGGCGTCGAGGGGGGCGAGCGCTACCAGACCCTGCTCGGCGCCACCGGCACCGGCAAGACGTTCACGATCGCCAATGTGATCGCCCGCACCGGCCGGCCCACGCTGGTGCTGGCCCACAACAAGACCCTGGCGGCCCAGCTCTGCAACGAGCTGCGCGAGTTCTTTCCGAACAACGCCGTCGAATACTTCATCTCCTACTACGACTACTACCAGCCGGAGGCGTATGTGCCCGTCTCCGACACCTACATCGCCAAGACCGCCTCGATCAACGAGGAGATCGACATGCTGCGCCACTCGGCGACCCGCTCGCTGTTCGAGCGGCGCGATGTGATCGTGGTGGCCTCGATCAGCTGCATCTACGGCCTGGGCATCCCCAGCGAATACCTCAAGGCGGCTGTGACCTTCCAGGTGGGCGACACGCTCAACCTGCGCGGCTCCCTGCGGGAGCTGGTGAACAACCAGTACTCCCGCAACGACCTGGAGATCTCCCGCGGCCGCTTCCGGGTGCGGGGCGATGTGCTCGAGATCGGCCCCGCCTACGAGGACCGGCTGGTGCGGATCGAGCTGTTCGGCGATGAGGTGGAGGCGATCCGCTACGTGGACCCCACCACCGGCGAGATCCTGCAGAGCCTGGAGACCATCAACATCTATCCGGCCAAGCACTTCGTCACCCCCAAGGAGCGCCTGCAGGAGGCGATCCAGGCGATCCGCGCGGAACTGCGGGAGCGCCTCGATGTGCTCAACGGCCAGGGCCGGTTGCTGGAGGCCCAGCGGCTGGAGCAGCGCACCACCTACGACCTGGAGATGCTGGAGCAGGTGGGCTACTGCAACGGCGTGGAGAACTACGCCCGCCACCTGGCCGGCCGCGAAGCCGGCACGCCGCCGGAGTGCCTGATCGACTACTTTCCCGACGACTGGCTGCTGGTGGTGGATGAGAGCCACGTGACCTGCTCCCAGCTCCAGGCCATGTACAACGGCGACCAGAGCCGCAAGCAGGTGCTGATCGAGCACGGCTTCCGCCTGCCCAGCGCTGCCGACAACCGGCCGTTGAAGGGGGAGGAGTTCTGGCAGAAGGCGCGGCAGACGATCTTCGTGAGCGCCACACCTGGCAACTGGGAGCTGGAGCAGAGCCATGGCCAGGTGGTGGAGCAGGTGATCCGCCCCACCGGCGTGCTCGATCCGGTGGTGGAGGTGCGTCCCACCGAGGGCCAGGTGGACGATCTGCTGGGTGAGATCCGGGTGCGGGCCGACAGACAGGAGCGGGTGCTGGTGACCACCCTCACCAAGCGCATGGCCGAGGACCTCACCGACTACCTGGCCGAGAACGGCGTGCGGGTGCGCTACCTGCACTCCGAGATCCACTCGATCGAGCGGATCGAGATCATCCAGGACCTGCGCAACGGCGAGTACGACGTGCTGGTGGGCGTGAACCTGCTACGGGAGGGTCTGGATCTACCGGAGGTGTCGCTGGTGGCGATCCTCGATGCCGACAAGGAGGGCTTCCTGCGGGCCGAACGCTCCCTGATCCAGACCATCGGCCGCGCCGCCCGCCACGTGGAGGGGGTGGCCCTGCTCTACGCCGACAACCTCACCGACTCGATGGCGAAGGCGATCGAGGAAACGGAGCGCCGCCGCGGCATCCAGCAGGCCTACAACGAGAAGCACGGCATCACGCCCACGGCAGCGGGCAAGCGGGCGGGCAACGCGATCCTGGCCTTCCTGGAGGTGTCGCGCCGCCTCAACGACGAGCAGCTGGAGCAGGCCACCGAGCAGGCGGAGCACAACGGCGTGCCACTCGATTCGCTGCCGGAGCTGATT
This sequence is a window from Cyanobium sp. PCC 7001. Protein-coding genes within it:
- the tig gene encoding trigger factor, with the translated sequence MSPAAASPAPTSPSSADPASSEASREALTVKASPRPGSRMALEVAISGARSQASYDAALEKLSRSVKLPGFRKGKVPRPVLLQQIGPLRLRATALEELVDAAFRDALALEEVAPIGRPELSEAFEAVLERFQPGTDLSFTLELDVEPTPSLKKTRGLQAEAEAIRYDPARVDELIEQSRKQLATLVPVEDRSAASGDVAVLAFSGTFTDTGEAISGGSSEATEVELEEGRMIPGFVEGVIGMAVGESRSVDCQFPESYPQEDAAGRPARFEISLKDLKTRELPALDDAFAQQASDKQTLAELRADLETRLKEDAERRARAARHEALLNALVAELEVELPETLVQQEIRNLIEQTAGQIAQQGMDVKKLFTPDLVRSLMDTSRPEAEQRLRRSLALQALAKAEAIALEDGEIEAKVKEISRGLSQQGNIDPNRLRQVVADDLLQEKLLDWLEGNSSITEKAPEAESAAASDKDDAQGQATGEAKAEKAAKPAKAKSKEKPAASES
- a CDS encoding aspartate-semialdehyde dehydrogenase, yielding MPRRPLRVAILGATGAVGQELLQLLEERAFPVGDLLPLASARSAGQALRWQDRTLTVEPVDATVFEGVDLVLASAGGSVSRRWAPVAAAAGAVVIDNSSAFRLNPAVPLVVPEVNPGSALAHQGIIANPNCTTILLTLALAPLQARRPIERVVVSTYQSASGAGARAMEELRQLSRTVLDGGEPVSTVLPHSLAFNLFLHNSPLQPNGYCEEELKMLHETRKIMGLPELRLSATCVRVPVLRAHSEAVNIRFAEPFPVDEARALLAQAPGVELIENFETNRFPMPTDVTGRDPVAVGRIRQDLSDPNALELWLCGDQIRKGAALNAVQIAELLLQPQPGGDA
- the dapA gene encoding 4-hydroxy-tetrahydrodipicolinate synthase; the protein is MSAAVQSPPWSRAPFGRVVTAMVTPFRPDGQVDLELAARLADHLVSHGSDGLVICGTTGESPTLSWEEQHALFAAVKQAVGERARLVAGSGSNCTAEAIEATREAAALGADGALVVVPYYNKPPQDGLEAHFRAIAQAAPDLPLMLYNIPGRTGTSLAPETVARLVELPNVVAFKAASGSTDEVSALRLCCGDRLAIYSGDDALTLPMLAVGAVGVVSVASHVAGPQIARLVHAFLDGDPALALALHEQLLPLTRALFCTTNPVPVKAALELQGWPVGAPRLPLLAASEAVKQRLSETLAALRPT
- a CDS encoding ribonuclease J — its product is MSSSNGRSSSPDKQPALRVIPLGGLHEIGKNTCVFEYGDDIMLVDAGLAFPSDGMHGVNVVMPDTSYLKENQKRIRGMIVTHGHEDHIGGIAHHLKNFNIPVIHGPRLALSMLTGKMEEAGVMDRTILQTVAPRDVVKVGQHFSVEFIRNTHSMADSFSLAITTPVGTVIFTGDFKFDHTPVDGEHFDMARLAHYGEQGVLCLFSDSTNAEVPGFCPPERSVFPKLDQHIAQAEGRVIITTFASSIHRVAMILELAMKNGRKVGLLGRSMLNVIAKARELGYMRAPDDLFVPIKQIRDLPDRETLLLMTGSQGEPLAALSRISRGEHPQVQVKPSDTIIFSASPIPGNTISVVNTIDRLMMLGAKVVYGKGEGIHVSGHGFQEDQKLMLALTKPKFFVPVHGEHRMLVAHAKTGMSMGIPPENTLIIDNGDVVELTPDSIRKGEAVKAGIELLDASRNGIVDARVLKERQQLAEDGVITLLAAISTDGVMAAPPRVNLRGVVTTADARKLSLWAEREITWVLENRWNQLSRNTGGKAPDVDWVGVQREVELGLQRRLRRELQVEPLIICLVQPAPAGTPAYKGRADAEPDSRPAPRGRGGRDGGRDASRQGVRDGGRDNGRDSRGADRAPSRELAAVGAPAPAPRAAVKVVPAPGASVSPEPEIAGRTRRRRSAASR
- the tilS gene encoding tRNA lysidine(34) synthetase TilS gives rise to the protein MSDPTPRHAAAAPWSADHLRLHRALRRRPELLPAGESLLVAVSGGQDSMALVALLRDLRRLHGWTLHLWHGDHGWRPASGDQARQLQAWAEAEGLPFSLARWEQPVQDEASARSWRYASLLARATALGATRVVTGHTASDRAETFLFNLARGSHRRGLGSLRPLRPLGGTVMLARPLLGFGRADTARLCGALQLPVWPDAGNSDPRFSRNRLRGEVLPVLEALHPGAERRLAALAAGLAEEEEAQTELGDLALSGLLGLPPAIDQSRAGRATARLPDRLPLAALQRLQRANQAVLLQRWLERRTGRRLQRRSLDLLLDRLGRDGGWGPLHLPDGWRLREQRSTLLLTRESSGPCDDGQS
- a CDS encoding DUF561 domain-containing protein, with translation MPFGPSRLDQLPASLRAALAERRLLKVIAGLTNFDPASVERISRAAGRGGADLIDVACDPALVQRAAAVSGLPICVSAVDPELFPAAVAAGATLVEIGNYDAFYPLGRRFEAAEVLDLTRRTRALLPAVVLSVTVPHVLPLDEQEQLAVELVAAGADIIQTEGGTSARPFSPGTLGLIEKAAPTLAAAHAISRSLAAAAETGPVAPVLCASGLSAVTLPLAIAAGAAGVGVGSAVNRLDDEVAMVAVVRGLRQALAGAGITAARSQPMAPSAE
- a CDS encoding phage holin family protein, translated to MGSLVWLLQWPIRAIVLLIVAWLPLGVEVDSFGIALLAAVVIGLLGTLLIWPLKALMALPWAITSLGGIITPISWLYNWAITVILFGLAAWLIQGFRLKQGLLSAVLGAVVYAVLSAVILRALGLNVDFTRVSAAMSGVAAG
- the uvrB gene encoding excinuclease ABC subunit UvrB, which produces MVPFQLHAPYAPKGDQPTAIAGLVGGVEGGERYQTLLGATGTGKTFTIANVIARTGRPTLVLAHNKTLAAQLCNELREFFPNNAVEYFISYYDYYQPEAYVPVSDTYIAKTASINEEIDMLRHSATRSLFERRDVIVVASISCIYGLGIPSEYLKAAVTFQVGDTLNLRGSLRELVNNQYSRNDLEISRGRFRVRGDVLEIGPAYEDRLVRIELFGDEVEAIRYVDPTTGEILQSLETINIYPAKHFVTPKERLQEAIQAIRAELRERLDVLNGQGRLLEAQRLEQRTTYDLEMLEQVGYCNGVENYARHLAGREAGTPPECLIDYFPDDWLLVVDESHVTCSQLQAMYNGDQSRKQVLIEHGFRLPSAADNRPLKGEEFWQKARQTIFVSATPGNWELEQSHGQVVEQVIRPTGVLDPVVEVRPTEGQVDDLLGEIRVRADRQERVLVTTLTKRMAEDLTDYLAENGVRVRYLHSEIHSIERIEIIQDLRNGEYDVLVGVNLLREGLDLPEVSLVAILDADKEGFLRAERSLIQTIGRAARHVEGVALLYADNLTDSMAKAIEETERRRGIQQAYNEKHGITPTAAGKRAGNAILAFLEVSRRLNDEQLEQATEQAEHNGVPLDSLPELIQQLEEKMKTAAKNLEFEEAANLRDRIKGLRQKLVGRA